CACAACTGTCGCATCGCCCGCTCATCTCCGTCGATCGCGCGCTGGATGAGGGAGGTATCGGTTGCCATGGCGTTCTGGGGGGTTGGTCACCCCCGAGCGCGCGCGGGTTTACCGCCCGCCCCGGGAAGCTCGCGTCCTCAGCGGTGTGCGCGTTCCATGCGTTTGCGTCCAGTACCCCGGACAGCCGGGTCCGGCCAAGCTAAGAGAACGCACATCAGGTAGAGTATCCGATCTCTTGGCCTTGCAACAATCTACGTTCATTTGTATCCTCGTGCGGCACCCCCGGGGTCCGGTGGTGTAGCCCTTGCAGTCCGATACGCTGGCGTCGGTACGTTCGTCGCTAGGTCAGAACCCACTTCTGGAGCAGTTTCGTGGTCGCTCACCTGGCCCTCGCGCTCGCTGCACTGACCGCCACAGCGGACAAGCTCCCGCTGCGGGCACCCAGTGCGGTCGGCATGTCCGCGGAACGCCTCGCGACCATCGATCGCGTCGTTCGCCGTGGCATCACGGCCGGGGGCTACCCGGGAGCGGCCGTCGTGATCGGGCGGCGCGGCGCGGCCGTCTACGAGAAGGGGTTCGGCAAGCTGGGGTGGACGACCGCCTCGTCGGAAGTCTCGGCTGACCGGACCATCTACGACCTCGCCTCGCTCACCAAGGTGGTGGGGACGACGACGGCCGCCATGATCCTCTACGACGAGGGGCGCCTCGACCTGGACGCCCCCGTCTCCTTCTACCTCCCGGAGTTCGGCGGGGGGACCCGCGACCTCGTCACCGTCCGCCACCTCCTCACGCACCGCTCGGGCCTCCCGGCGGGACGCGAGCTGTGGCGCATGACGTCGTCCACGGCCGAGGCGCGGCGCATCGTCCTCACCACCCCGCTCGCCTGCCAGCCAGGGGCCTGCTACATCTACAGTGACCTCGGGGCCGACGTCCTCGGATGGGTCGTGGAGTCGGTCGCCGGGCTCCGCCTCGACACCTTCCTCAACGAGCGCGTCTTCAAGCCGCTCGGGATGCACGACACCTTCTTCAATCCGCCCGACTCGGTGCGCTACCGTGTCGCCCCCACCGAGGTCACGCCGCCACGCGGCTACCCGCTGCGGGGCGAGGTCCACGACGAGAACGCCTATGCGCTCGGCGGAGTGGCCGGGCACGCCGGGCTGTTCTCCACCGCCGCCGACCTGGCCATCTTCGCGCAGATGATGCTGAACGGCGGCGTGTACGACGACGTGCGCATCTTCTCCGACAGCACGGTCGCCCTCTTCACCCGCCGGACGGCCGGGACACGCGCCCTGGGGTGGGACACGGCCGATGGGCAGGGAGGCTCCGGCGAATACCTGTCGGAGCTGGCCTACGGCCACACCGGGTTCACCGGGACGTCGATGTGGCTCGACCCCGAGCGGGAGATGTTCGTCGTCCTCCTGACGAACCGGGTCCACGCCGCCCGCGCCCGCCGCCCGGCAAAGGTCATCGCCGACGTACGCGCCGACCTGGCCGACGCGGCCGCGCTCTCGGTCGAGGACACCGACCGGATCCTCGCGATGCCGAGCTCGTTCCGCGCCGACCGCGCCGACGGCTGGAACCGGGCCGCCCACCGGCCGCGCCGCAGCACGCGCAGCTCGCGCGCCAAGGCGGCGAGCAGCAAGACCAGCAAGAGCGCCAAGCCCAGCAGCGCCGCGGCCGCCAAGGGGCGGAGCGCACGGCCGAGCAAGAGCGCGTCCAGCAAGGCGAAGGCGACCACCTCCAGGACGTCGGCGGCCAAGTCCAAGGCGCGCCCCTCATCGACCGCCAAGAGGACCGCCACGACCAAGGCCAAGGCGAGCTCGACTGTCGCGAAGAAGAAGGGCGTCACGCCCAAGGCGAGCACCAGGAAGCCGAACTGACCAGGCGGGTCGCGTTCCCCCAGGCCGCCCCACTTCGGGCGGCCCATTTTTTTGCCCATTTTTCCCGAATGCCTTGATCGGAATAAGGTCGAACGCCGATCTTGAAGAAGCGCATCCGAGGACTTCCGATGTACCATACTGGCGACCAGACCCACAGCCACGACACCGACCAGCTGGACCCGACCTCCCCCGCCACGCCTGACGGCGACGGAGCGTCCACTGCCACGCACGCGCTTCCCCCCACGGGGGGGAGCGAGACGAGCACGGTCAGTACCGACCAGGTCAAGCTCGCCCTCCGTCGCGTGAAGGACCCGGAGCTCAACCTCAACATCCTCGATCTCGGACTCGTCTACGACATCTCGGTGTCGGGAAACGATGTCGCCATCGACATGAGCCTCACCTCGCCGGGGTGCCCCTCCGGGCCGGAGATCATGGGCGACGCCGAGCGTCAGCTGAAGGCGATTCCCGGCATCGGGGATGTCGCCGTGAACCTCGTCTGGTCGCCCCCCTGGACTCCCGAGCGAATAGAGCCACGGGTGCGGGCGTATCTCGGATTTTAGGAGAAGACGAGAAGACGAGAAGACGAGAGGGGGCGCGGCTTGCTGCGCCCCTTTGTCGTGGTGGTGTGCGCAGGGGTCACCCGGTGAGTCCCTGCGCCTGATCCGGCGTGCCGACCGCCACCTAACGACGTCCCACTCCTTCCCGGGCGCGCTTCGCGCGCCGTGACCGCTCCCTACCGCACGACGGCGGCGGGGGACTCCTGGCCGGCGTGATCGATGGCGGTCACGTACACGACGGACGGCGGGACATCGTTGGCGTCGAGGGGGAGCAGGATCGACCGCTGCGAGGCGGGGACGACGCGGGCGTACCAGGCGTCGCCGTAGCGGGCGCGGACCACCCACCAGTGCGGCTCGCGGACGGAGCGCACCGTCGACGTCACGGGAGCGGCGGTCCGGTCGGCGGGCGCACGCGAGGTGGTGGCTTCGGCGCCGCGTGCCCCCGGCGCGGCGGCGACGAGTGAAGCTCCCACGCGCGTGACGTCCAGCTCCACCGTGCGCGGATTCGGGATGCGCACGACGACGGGCGCATCGGGGAGCCCAGCGGCGAGCCATGGCGACGGCGGCACCAGCGCAGGCTCGGCGTAGGGGCCGGCGACCAGCTTCTCGTTCATCGAGTCGCTGTTCACCATGAAGGCGTCCATGCTGAAGTGGACGTTTCCGCTGTTGGGGGAGAGCTGGGCGCGCGTCTCCTGGATCTGGTCCAGGAGTTCGCTCACCGGCCATGGTGGGCGGCGCTTGGCGGATACCCGCCCGGTGTAGTTGCCGGGCCAGAGGTTGCGCCCCTGGTGGTTCTGCTCGCGCCACCACAGCAACAGGTCCGAGTAGCGCTGGTTGGGGGCCGTCGAACGCCAGTAGAGCTGGGGCGTCCAGTAGTCGAGCCACCCCTCGTTGAGCCACTTCCGCGAGTCGGCGTAGAGCTTCTGGTACGCATCGAAGCCGCGCACCGTGGACGGGTAGCCGGGACGCCAGATACCAAACGGCGAAATGCCGAACTTCACCCACGGCTTGGTGCGCTTGATCGCCGAGTAGAGCTGCTCGACGAGCTGGTCGACGTTCTGTCGCCGCCAGTCGTCCCGCGACAGCGTCCCTTCCGCCCGCTTGTAGGCTCGCCACGAGCGCTCGTCGGGGAACGGGATCTCGCGCCCGCGCCGCGTCTCGGGGTAGGGGTAGAAGTAGTCGTCGATGTGGACGCCGTCCACGTCGTAGCGACGCACCACGTCGAGGACGACGTCGATGGTGTGCCGCCGCACGCGCGCCTCGCCGGGGTCCATCCACTCGAACGCGCCGTACTTGTGGACGAGCGCCGGGAAGGTCCGCGAGACGTGAAGCGGCGACGCCGTGCGCGTGGTGTCGGCGGGATGGCGGGAGCGATACGGGTTGAACCAGGCGTGCAGCTCCATCCCGCGCTTGTGCGCCTCGGCGATGGCGAAGGCGAGCGGGTCCCACATGGGGCGCGGCGGGCGCCCCTGGGCCCCGGTCAGGAAGTACGACCAGGGCTCGAGCCGTGACGGATACAGCGCGTCGGCGGCGGGGCGCACCTGGAAGATCACCGCGTTCAGGCGAACCGCCGCCGCCCGATCGAGGATGGCGAGCAGCTCCGTCTTCTGCGAGTCGACGGGGAGCCCGGGGCGCGACGGCCAATCGATGTTGGAGACGGTGGCGATCCACACCGCCCGGAACTCCCGCGGGAGCGGCGGGGCGAGCGTGTCGGACCTGGGAGTGCCGGCTGACGGGGCGTAGGGGAGCCCGCGCTCGGGGGCGTTCGCGGCGGTGCGGGCACCGCCGTTCTGGGCCATCACGGCCGGCGCCAGCGCCGACGACATGGCCAGCGCCAACGCCAGCGGCCGCGCCACCTTCCCGCCGCGGCGCGCCCACCGGCCGAAGCGAGGGAAGCCTCCCCCCCGCCCTTCCGCTCCCCACTCAGCCATCACGGTACGGCGAATCCTCGTCGGCCGACGCCGCACCCTTGGGGGCCGCACCCTTGTGGGCCGCACCCTTCGGTGCCGCACCCTTCGACGACGCGCCCCGCGACGCCGAGTCCTGCGCCTCGGCCCCGGTGGAGCTCCCGTTAGGCAGGTCGCGCAGGGCCTTCACGAAGCCGCTCCCGAGCACCTCCACCTGCCACCCCCGCAGCTCGGGAATCGCCTCCACCTCCTCGAGGGCGTGGGGCTTGGCACGGGCCACGGCTTCCATGCGATCGCGCGAACACAGCACCCCGGGGTCGAGCCCGAGGTCGGCCGCGACCTCGTCACGCACGCGCTTGAGCCGTGCGACGCGATCGTCGAAATGCGGGTCGCGGTCCCACCGCGGCGCCTTGGGAAAGCGCGGCAGCTCCGCATCGGGGACGGCGCGTCCCCGGGCCATGGCCTCGAGGATCTCGTCCCCGCGCTTTTCCAGGATGCCGCGCCCGATCCCCTTCACGCCGCGCAATTCGTCCATCGCGTGCGGCGAGCGGCGCGACAGCTCCAGCAGGACATCGTTGCTCACCACCCGGAAGGTGCTGCGATCCAGCTCTCGCGCCACTCCGTCGCGCCAGGCGACGAGTTCGCGCAGCAGGGCGAGCTCGCGACGCGACAGGTCGCGCGCACCCTTGATGCGGAGGAACGACGCCGAGGGGTCCTCGGCGTCCCAGTGCGTCCCCTCGAGACGGGTGAACTCCTCGCGCGCCCAATGCCAGCGCCCCTTCTTCTCCAGCGCCTCGCGAAGCCGCGAGCGAAGCGCCAGGAGGTGCATCGTGTCCTGGGCGGCGTAGTCGAGCATGTCATGGGTCAGCGGTCGCATGGACCAGTCGGCGCGCTGGTGCTTCTTGTCGAGCTTGACGCCGAAGTTCTCGTCCAGGAGGGCGGCCAGCCCGAACGCCTTCACCCCGAGCAGCTGGGCGGCGATGCGCGTGTCGAAGATGTTGGTGACCCGCCAGCCGTAATCCTGGTGCAGCAGGCGCAGGTCGTAGTCGGCGTCGTGGAAGACGACCTCGACCTCGCGCGATTCCAGCAGCGCCCCCAGGCGCGCCGGCGAGTCGACCCGGAGGGGGTCGATGATGGCGTGCCGGGCCTCCGTCGAGAGCTGGAGGAGGTAGATCCGGTCGACGTAGCGATGGAACGATGCCCCCTCGGTGTCGAGGGCGACGACCTGCGTCTTCTCGATCGACGTCAGGAATGCGTCAGCCGCCTCGGGGGTGTCGAGGAAAAGCGGGCGCTGGGGATCGGGTTTCCTGGATGGGGTCACTGTATGTACGGCAAGGGCGGCTCCGGCAGCAGGGCCGGCAGGGGCGCTCATGCATGGTAATCTAGCACCCCCCTCCACCCCTTTGACCCGTCGGGGTGGCGGTCGCCATGTTATCCGCCCCTCCGCCGGCTTCCGGACGCGCTTGCCACGCCGCCCGCGCCGCGGCCACCCCGCTCCCCTCCGCGTCGCCACAGGGCGTCAGGAATCGCCGCCATGCTCTCGTCATACGGCCAGACCGAGATCTGCTACGACGACGTGGGCCAGGGAGAGCCGATCGTCTTCCTGCATGGCTTCCCGCACAACCGGACGCTCTGGAACGCCCAGCTCGCCGCCCTGCAGGGAGAGGCGCGTTGCATCGCCCCCGACCTGCGGGGGTTCGGCGGGAGCCGCGGCGCCCCGCCGTACTCCATGGACCAGTACGCCGACGACGTCGCCGCCCTCCTCGCTGCGCTCGGGATCGGCCCGGCGGTGATCTGCGGCCTGTCGATGGGCGGCTACGTGGCGATGGCGTTCTGGCGCCGCCACCGCGCGCGGGTACAGGGGCTGGTCCTGATGGACACGCGCGCGGGGAGCGACCCCCCCGAGGGGCGTGCGCGGCGCGACGAGATGATCGCCCTGGCCCGCGAGCGCGGGAGCGCGGCGGTGGCCGATGCGATGATCACGGGGATGGTGGGGAAGCGGACGCGCGAGAAGTGCCCCGAGGTGGTGGACGAGGTGCACCGCATGCTGGCCAGCGCTCCCGTGGAGGGGGTGATCGGGGCGCTGCAGGCGCTGCGCGACCGCCCCGACTCCACCGCCACGTTAGGCACCATCGACGTCCCGGCGTTGATCGTCGTGGGGAGCGACGACGTCCTCACCCCGCCCAGCGAGGCGGCGCTGATGCACGCCGCCATCAGGGGGAGCACGCTGGAGATCATCGCCGACGCCGGGCACGTGGCCAACGTGGAACGCCCCGCGGCCGTCAATCACGTGCTGGCGGAGTTCCTGGGGAAGGTGCGGAGGTCGAGAGGACGAGAAGGCGGAAGGACGAGGTGAGGCCGCTCGCGGGGCCACGACTCGGGCGCGATCGCCGCTTGTCGTCTCTTATCTCGTGAGATACTCCGCCAGCGCCGTCAGGCTCGTCGCCACGTGCTCGGCGGCCGAGGGGCCGCTCGTCCTCACCGCATCGAGACGGACCGCGCGCATCCCGACCCCGAGGGCCCCCGCCACGTCGGTGCGCTCGATGTCGCCCACGTGCAGCGCCTCGTGCGGCGGAACGCCCAGCGCATCGAGCGCGGCGCGGAAGGGCTCCGGGCGGGGCTTGGCGTGGCCGACGTCCATCGAGTAGACCGTGGCGCGGAAGTGGTGCCGCACCCCGTCCTGCTCCAGGAGGCGGTCCTGCGCGCGCCCGCTGGCGAAGCCGGTGTCGGAGACGATGGCCAGGGCGAATCGCTCGGCCAGCCGCTCGATCGCGTCTCGCGCCCCAGGGAGGAGCTGCGGCGGGTGTTCGGTGAGGGAGGCATCGACCGCCGCCGAGGCTTCGGCGATGTGCTCGCACCCCTCGGGTCGCTCGATCCCCAGCTGGGCCAGGAGCCAGCGGATGCGGTCGGCCGTGGTGTAGCCCCGGTGCTCCTCGCGCCACCATCGCTGGGCCTCGATGGCGGAGGCGCGGTAGAGCTTCTCGAACTCGTCAGGGGGGAGCGGGCGCCCCAGCCGCCTCAGCATGTGCGACAGCGCCTCCTGCCGGCGCTCGATGCGCACGGGCACGGAGGCGCCGAGGTAGATGGTGTCCCAGTAGTCGAGCGTGATCGCGCGCAGCATCTCGGCGGTGGTCAGGAGCGAACGCGAGGCGCGTCCGCGCCCGGAGGGAGCAAGCGCCCCCCCATCCGCTCCGGGCCAGGGGCGTCAGCGCGTCGGGCGCCCAGGCGGGGTGTCGCTGGTGAAGACGTCCCGGTTGATCTGGATGTACTGCCGCAGGTTGGCGGGGACATCCTCTTCCGGGAAGATCGCCGTCACCGGGCACTCGGGCTCGCAGGCGCCGCAGTCGATGCACTCGTCGGGGTGGATGTACAGCTGCTGCTCCCCCTCGTAGATGCAGTCCACGGGGCAGACATCGACACAGGCCTTGTCCTTGGTGCCAATGCAGGCTTCGGTGATGACGTACGGCATGATCGGAGTAGGTTTGGCCGGGTATGGGTGCGGAGATTCAAGATATCCTGTCGCGGCACTCGGCAATAGCCGTTACCGCCGGGCGGCGCCCCGTTGGAACTCCCCAACCACACTCCCCGAACGCGCCGGTGCTGGACAGCGGGCACGATCTCCCCTAGATGGACAGCCATGCGTTTCACCGTGAATGAGCAGGTGCGTGACGTGGCCCCCGAGCCGCACGAGTCGCTGCTGACCACGCTGCGCGACCGCCTCTTCCTCACCGGGGCCAAGCCCGGGTGCGAACGCGGAGAGTGCGGGGCTTGCACGGTGCTCGTGAACGGAGAGCCGGTGCTGTCGTGCCTCACGCTCACGCAGGGGTGCGAGGGGGATGCGATCACGACCATCGAGGGGGTGGCCCGGGGCGACGCGTTGCACCCGTTGCAGGAGGCGTTCATCGCCCACGACGCGGTGCAGTGCGGCTTCTGCACCCCGGGGCAGGTCCTCGCGGCCTTCGCCCTCCTGGCGCGCGACCCGTCGCCCAGCGATGCGGCGATCGCCCGCGCGATGAGCGCCAACCTCTGCCGGTGCGGGACGTATCCCAAGATCGTGCGGGCGATCCATGCCGCCGCGGCAGCGATGGCCGATGCGACGATGGCCGATGCGGCGCGAGTGACCGGCGCGGACGGCCGGCCGTGAGCGTGCCTAACGATTCGCCGCGCAAGCGGTTCGTCACCACCACCGTCGAGGTCGAGGGGCGGACGGAGGCGAAGGTGCTGGAGGTGCCGGCCACCGAGCCGGCCCCCTGGGGAGCGGACGCCGAGCTGTCCATCGTCGGGGCGCGCATTCCGCGCGTCGACGCCCGCGACAAGGTGACGGGGCGGGCCCGGTACACCGCCGACCTCCAGCGTCCGGGGATGCTGCATGCGGCGTTCGTCCGCGCCGAGGTGGCGCGCGGGACGGTGACCGCCATCGACGCGGCGGCCGCCTTGCAGCTGCCGGGGGTCGTCGGCGTCCTCACCGCCGCCGACCTCCCCCGCCCCATGAAGGCCGGCGGAATCCCCCTGTTCGGGGCGGCGGTGCTGTATCCGTTCCAGCCCGTGGCCGCGGTCTGCGCCGAGTCGCGCGAGGCGGCGCTGGCCGCGGCGGCGGCGGTGCGGGTGACGGTCGACGCGGCGCCGTTCGCCATCACCTTCGAGGACGCCACTGCCCCCGGCGCCCCCCTGGTGCGCGGGAGCTCCAACCTCCTGCGCGGTTCGCCGCAGGTGACCGAGCGCGGCGACGTGGCGCGCGCCCTGGCCGGGGCGGAGGTGACGGTGACGCGCGAGTACCGGACGCCGTCGGCGCTGCACACCCCGCTCGAGCCGCACGCCGCGGTGGCGGAGTGGGACGGCGACCGGGTGACCATCTGGGAGTCGACGCAGGGGGTGTACCGGGTGCGCGACGAGGTGGCCACGGCGCTGGGGCTCCCCCGGTCGCACGTGCGGGTCATCAAGGAACACATGGGAGGGGGCTTCGGGGCCAAGAACAACGCCGGGGCCCATACCCTGGTGGCGGCGCTCCTGGCGCGGCGCACGGGGC
The Gemmatimonadetes bacterium SCN 70-22 genome window above contains:
- a CDS encoding ferredoxin; translated protein: MPYVITEACIGTKDKACVDVCPVDCIYEGEQQLYIHPDECIDCGACEPECPVTAIFPEEDVPANLRQYIQINRDVFTSDTPPGRPTR
- a CDS encoding aromatic ring hydroxylase, with the protein product MKDPELNLNILDLGLVYDISVSGNDVAIDMSLTSPGCPSGPEIMGDAERQLKAIPGIGDVAVNLVWSPPWTPERIEPRVRAYLGF
- a CDS encoding (2Fe-2S)-binding protein; its protein translation is MRFTVNEQVRDVAPEPHESLLTTLRDRLFLTGAKPGCERGECGACTVLVNGEPVLSCLTLTQGCEGDAITTIEGVARGDALHPLQEAFIAHDAVQCGFCTPGQVLAAFALLARDPSPSDAAIARAMSANLCRCGTYPKIVRAIHAAAAAMADATMADAARVTGADGRP